A part of Rhizobium lusitanum genomic DNA contains:
- a CDS encoding NADPH-dependent F420 reductase → MRIGILGAGPVGEALARLAVEQGHEVKIGSRHPARLVDLANAIGCVVGTPDEAAAFGEIVVAAVPLGAIDSLPRVEIGKKIVIDAMNYYPERDGRIASLDARTTTTSELVAARLPEARIVKAFNAILARDLPLGARPPTGPGRRALPIAGDDAASKEVVARLHDQFGFDVVDTGVLVDSWRFERAKPAYCIPLDAGGLQAAVNAATREGELPEGSWRRLPAS, encoded by the coding sequence ATGAGGATCGGAATATTGGGCGCCGGCCCTGTTGGCGAGGCGCTCGCCCGGTTGGCCGTGGAACAGGGCCACGAGGTGAAGATCGGCTCGCGGCACCCGGCGAGGCTTGTAGATCTGGCCAACGCAATAGGTTGCGTTGTGGGCACACCGGACGAGGCGGCTGCGTTCGGTGAGATCGTGGTGGCTGCAGTCCCGCTGGGCGCCATCGACAGCCTTCCGCGCGTGGAAATTGGCAAGAAAATCGTCATTGATGCGATGAACTACTACCCGGAGCGCGATGGCCGGATCGCCTCTCTGGATGCGCGGACGACCACGACGAGCGAGCTGGTTGCAGCCCGGTTGCCGGAGGCCCGGATTGTCAAAGCGTTCAATGCCATTCTTGCCCGTGATCTGCCGCTCGGCGCTCGACCGCCCACAGGCCCTGGCCGTCGAGCGTTGCCGATCGCAGGTGACGACGCGGCGTCGAAGGAGGTGGTTGCGAGGCTTCACGACCAATTCGGCTTCGACGTGGTCGATACCGGCGTTCTTGTGGACAGTTGGCGTTTCGAGCGTGCGAAGCCGGCCTATTGCATTCCGCTCGATGCGGGGGGTCTCCAAGCAGCCGTGAACGCGGCCACACGCGAGGGGGAACTGCCGGAGGGGTCATGGCGCCGGTTGCCAGCCTCATGA
- a CDS encoding alpha/beta fold hydrolase, which yields MTAIQRAYASDALGQLHYAEAGAGPALLLIGETPRSHRFFEPLLPLLAPTVRAIAVDLPGLGNSHGLPQPMSVRAIAACMVEFFDALGIERAHVFGMHTGNKVAAALAADWPERVDRLVLAGQTHSLFPETERRNAALAPSFARYRTAAGEPIEGDALREWLRTKLTLDTTWWPDALLVGRESARTIANAEARSIDFLLGWRSAVPIYHAVFALDLAEAVARIEAPSLVLELTTPQEGHYGLQGERLAGLMKHAMTQTIPVTFLAAMEEQTAEIADALLTFLNLEIINVHQ from the coding sequence ATGACCGCTATCCAAAGGGCCTATGCGTCGGACGCGCTGGGTCAACTGCATTACGCCGAAGCAGGCGCGGGGCCTGCGTTGCTGCTCATTGGCGAAACTCCTCGCAGCCACCGCTTCTTCGAGCCGTTGCTGCCACTGCTGGCACCGACTGTCCGCGCGATCGCGGTTGATCTGCCGGGTCTTGGCAATTCGCACGGATTGCCTCAGCCGATGTCGGTGCGCGCAATTGCAGCATGCATGGTCGAATTTTTCGATGCGCTCGGGATCGAGCGAGCGCACGTCTTCGGCATGCATACGGGCAACAAGGTGGCTGCGGCGCTGGCGGCGGACTGGCCGGAACGGGTGGATCGGCTGGTCTTGGCCGGCCAGACACATAGCTTGTTCCCTGAAACGGAGAGGCGCAATGCAGCATTGGCGCCGTCCTTCGCGCGCTATCGCACCGCTGCTGGCGAGCCGATTGAGGGCGACGCGTTGCGCGAATGGCTGCGCACCAAACTGACACTCGACACGACCTGGTGGCCAGATGCACTGTTAGTTGGTCGAGAAAGCGCGCGCACTATCGCAAACGCCGAGGCGAGGTCGATCGACTTCTTGCTCGGCTGGCGTAGCGCGGTGCCGATCTACCATGCCGTGTTCGCTCTTGATCTGGCTGAGGCGGTGGCGCGGATCGAGGCGCCATCGCTGGTCCTGGAGCTCACCACGCCACAGGAAGGCCACTACGGCCTTCAGGGCGAGCGCCTGGCGGGCCTTATGAAGCATGCGATGACCCAGACGATTCCCGTCACGTTTCTCGCAGCCATGGAGGAACAGACCGCCGAGATTGCCGATGCACTTCTCACATTTCTGAATTTGGAGATAATCAATGTTCATCAATAA
- a CDS encoding FAD binding domain-containing protein, which produces MNVFTYDQAPDAMAAVDLAKANTASKYLGGGTNLVDLMREGVERPEMLIDITRLPAEIELRPDGSLLIGAATKNTALAADPYIRLAFPFLARSILAGASAQIRNMATVGGNILQRTRCRYFYDDAARCNKRQPQAGCDAKDGFNRYHAILGASSSCVATHPSDMCVALAALDATVHLEGPVGSRSVRLLDLHRLPGDRPDIETQLQLNELITAIEIPPLPFARRSTYRKVRDRASYAFALISVAAAIDIDDAGKVRDVRLALGGVAHKPWRALKAEEALIGEPAGLESFRAAAEVELATAVGLRDNGFKIELAKRTIVAVLDELKGEGA; this is translated from the coding sequence GTGAATGTCTTTACCTACGACCAGGCGCCCGACGCTATGGCGGCCGTTGATCTTGCGAAAGCCAACACCGCATCGAAATATCTCGGCGGCGGCACGAACCTCGTCGATCTGATGCGCGAGGGTGTCGAGCGGCCGGAAATGCTGATCGACATCACTCGCTTGCCGGCTGAGATCGAGCTGCGTCCCGATGGCAGTCTTTTGATCGGTGCGGCGACGAAGAACACGGCGCTCGCCGCTGATCCATATATTCGCTTGGCCTTTCCGTTTCTCGCCCGTTCAATTCTGGCCGGCGCCAGCGCCCAAATCCGTAACATGGCCACGGTTGGCGGCAATATTCTGCAGCGCACGCGGTGTCGGTACTTTTATGACGATGCGGCTCGTTGCAATAAAAGACAGCCGCAGGCGGGTTGTGACGCCAAGGATGGTTTTAACCGTTATCATGCGATCCTAGGCGCATCATCCTCCTGTGTTGCGACCCATCCATCCGACATGTGCGTAGCGCTCGCCGCGCTTGACGCAACTGTGCATCTTGAAGGGCCTGTCGGCTCGCGCAGCGTGCGCCTGTTGGATCTGCACCGGCTGCCCGGCGACCGGCCGGATATTGAAACGCAGCTGCAGCTCAACGAGCTGATCACGGCAATTGAAATTCCGCCGCTTCCCTTCGCCCGGCGTTCCACCTATCGCAAGGTACGCGACCGCGCGAGCTATGCCTTCGCTTTGATCTCTGTCGCTGCGGCGATCGACATCGATGACGCAGGCAAAGTGCGTGATGTCCGACTGGCACTTGGCGGGGTTGCCCACAAACCCTGGCGCGCCCTCAAGGCCGAGGAAGCCTTGATAGGCGAGCCCGCCGGTCTTGAGAGCTTCCGCGCCGCAGCTGAAGTGGAACTCGCGACAGCCGTCGGGCTGAGGGACAACGGCTTCAAGATCGAGTTGGCGAAACGAACGATCGTTGCGGTTCTCGATGAATTGAAAGGAGAGGGCGCATGA
- a CDS encoding LysR family transcriptional regulator: protein MLDRLTSMAAFVKAADAGSFTAAAISLGISAQMVAKHIVALENQLGGKLLARTTRHQRLTELGRTYHERCKLILAEVEAADALAAQVKSEPRGLLRISAPITFGAHGLVPLLTRYQIAHPLVEIDLVLTDRFVDLVEEGFEAALRIGPLEDSGLIARKLTPYRLVAAAAPAYLAKRGVPVDPADLAAHDCLVYAYRSRNPDRQWQFQRDGRTHTVDVRCRFQANDGTALVSAAIEGAGVVLAPEDVLRDTLTSGRLVRVLPEYETPSRSMHLLFSPDRRQTPKLRSFIDAAAEHFRP from the coding sequence ATGCTTGATCGCCTCACGAGCATGGCAGCTTTCGTAAAGGCGGCGGACGCAGGTTCGTTCACAGCTGCAGCCATTTCGCTCGGCATCTCGGCACAGATGGTGGCCAAGCACATCGTGGCTCTCGAAAACCAACTGGGTGGGAAGTTACTGGCGCGCACCACCCGTCACCAGCGCCTGACCGAACTTGGCCGGACCTACCACGAGCGATGCAAGCTGATCCTTGCCGAAGTGGAGGCGGCTGACGCGCTGGCTGCACAGGTGAAGTCGGAACCCCGCGGCCTCTTGAGGATCAGCGCGCCGATCACGTTCGGCGCGCACGGGCTGGTGCCGCTGCTAACTCGCTACCAAATCGCCCATCCACTTGTGGAGATCGACCTAGTGCTGACCGACCGGTTCGTGGATCTCGTAGAGGAGGGCTTCGAGGCGGCGCTCCGCATAGGCCCACTCGAAGACTCCGGGCTGATCGCGCGCAAGCTAACACCGTATCGGTTGGTCGCCGCTGCGGCGCCGGCCTATCTTGCTAAGCGGGGCGTTCCAGTCGATCCGGCCGACCTCGCAGCACACGATTGTCTCGTTTATGCCTATCGGTCTCGTAATCCCGATCGGCAGTGGCAATTCCAACGCGATGGCCGCACCCATACGGTAGACGTGCGCTGCCGCTTTCAGGCCAACGACGGCACCGCGCTGGTATCGGCCGCCATTGAGGGTGCAGGAGTGGTGCTTGCTCCTGAAGACGTGCTCCGCGACACACTGACAAGCGGCCGACTGGTTCGTGTGCTGCCGGAATACGAGACACCCTCCAGATCGATGCACCTCTTGTTTTCACCGGACCGACGCCAAACGCCCAAGCTACGCAGCTTCATAGATGCCGCGGCAGAACATTTCAGACCGTAG
- a CDS encoding IS110 family transposase: MDKIIRIGMDTSKHVFQLHGVNAGEKPVLRKKMRRKEMIDFFTTCPPTLVAIEACGGSHHWARLLASFGHEVKMIAPQLAKPYVKRNKNDAADAEGLCEAMSRPTMRFVPVKTVDEQAALMLIGVRTRLIANRTQLANAIRGYANEFGVSAAKGLAHIPLLLERIQADGTVPELAQELFMSQAEEYAQLEKKIADVEAKVKAWQRNDERSIRLNTIPGIGPIGSALLIMKTPAPELFKSGRQFAAWIGLTPKDHSTGGKLRLGGITRAGDEALRAVLVAGATAVIHHARRSGKASRWLAELLKRKPPKLAAVALANKMARMAWKLMVSGETYSAQSGPALTGCAA; the protein is encoded by the coding sequence ATGGACAAGATTATTCGTATTGGCATGGATACGTCAAAACATGTTTTTCAGTTGCATGGCGTGAATGCTGGAGAGAAGCCGGTCTTGCGTAAGAAAATGCGACGCAAGGAGATGATCGACTTCTTCACGACCTGCCCGCCAACTTTGGTAGCGATCGAGGCCTGTGGTGGTTCGCATCATTGGGCACGGCTGCTCGCCTCATTCGGACATGAGGTGAAAATGATCGCGCCACAACTTGCTAAGCCCTACGTCAAGCGGAACAAGAACGACGCGGCCGATGCGGAAGGGCTCTGCGAGGCAATGAGCCGCCCAACGATGCGGTTTGTTCCGGTTAAGACAGTTGATGAACAAGCGGCACTCATGCTGATCGGCGTCCGTACCCGTCTCATCGCCAACCGCACCCAACTCGCCAACGCAATCCGGGGCTACGCCAATGAGTTTGGTGTCTCTGCAGCCAAGGGGCTGGCACATATCCCTCTGCTGCTTGAAAGGATACAAGCCGACGGGACTGTGCCAGAGCTCGCACAGGAATTGTTCATGAGCCAGGCCGAGGAATACGCTCAACTGGAGAAGAAGATTGCGGATGTCGAGGCCAAGGTAAAGGCATGGCAGCGTAACGACGAACGCAGCATACGTCTCAACACCATTCCCGGCATTGGCCCAATCGGTTCGGCTCTTTTGATAATGAAGACACCCGCTCCGGAGCTCTTCAAATCTGGTCGCCAGTTCGCAGCTTGGATAGGGTTGACGCCAAAAGATCACTCGACCGGCGGCAAGCTGCGGCTCGGTGGTATCACGCGAGCCGGCGATGAAGCTCTGCGGGCCGTCTTGGTGGCTGGAGCAACCGCTGTCATTCATCACGCGCGACGATCTGGCAAGGCTTCTCGATGGTTGGCGGAACTGCTCAAGCGCAAGCCGCCTAAACTGGCAGCTGTCGCACTCGCTAACAAGATGGCGCGCATGGCTTGGAAGCTCATGGTCTCTGGAGAGACATACAGCGCACAATCAGGACCAGCTTTGACGGGATGCGCCGCATGA
- a CDS encoding 2Fe-2S iron-sulfur cluster-binding protein: MRFTINGEDIDVKADIRTSLLDLLRNNLGFTGTKKGCDQGACGACTVLVDGERINSCLALAVQYQGRSITTVEGLASNGNLHPLQQAFIEHEGFQCGYCTPGQLCSAIGMMGEVNRNVPSVVTKQLMAASVALDEIELRERMSGNLCRCGAYNGIVDAISQALVETRNKAKEGTPA, from the coding sequence ATGAGGTTTACGATTAATGGAGAGGACATCGACGTTAAGGCGGATATTCGGACCTCGTTGCTCGATCTTCTCCGCAATAACCTCGGCTTCACCGGCACCAAGAAGGGATGCGATCAGGGTGCTTGTGGCGCCTGCACCGTTCTGGTCGATGGCGAGCGCATCAACTCCTGCCTTGCCCTTGCAGTCCAGTACCAGGGTCGCAGCATCACGACCGTCGAAGGGCTTGCCAGCAATGGCAATCTGCACCCTCTACAGCAAGCTTTTATCGAGCACGAAGGGTTTCAATGCGGTTATTGCACGCCGGGACAGCTCTGTTCCGCGATCGGAATGATGGGTGAAGTTAACCGCAATGTACCGAGCGTGGTCACGAAGCAGCTGATGGCAGCAAGCGTCGCTCTCGATGAGATTGAGCTTCGCGAACGCATGAGCGGCAACCTCTGTCGATGCGGAGCCTATAACGGAATTGTCGACGCCATCTCTCAAGCGCTGGTCGAAACGCGCAACAAGGCAAAAGAGGGGACACCCGCGTGA
- a CDS encoding Rrf2 family transcriptional regulator, with protein MRQDSRLSRMLHVLIHMGRHDGAMTSDMIASMLDANPVVIRRTMGGLRDQGYVNSVKGHGGGWTLARPLAELTLLDIHHAVGEPSIFAVGPAYDMPGCPIEAAVNATLEGVFTNARRLLMERFAGVTLADIANTVPSACTLKKSGPARPDDAI; from the coding sequence ATGAGACAGGACAGCAGGTTATCGCGAATGTTGCACGTCCTGATCCATATGGGTCGTCATGATGGAGCAATGACCTCCGATATGATCGCATCCATGCTAGACGCCAATCCGGTCGTGATCCGCCGGACGATGGGCGGTCTCCGAGACCAGGGCTACGTCAATTCCGTGAAGGGCCATGGTGGAGGCTGGACCCTTGCCAGACCTCTCGCGGAACTCACACTCCTCGACATCCACCATGCAGTGGGCGAGCCGTCCATCTTCGCTGTTGGTCCGGCCTACGACATGCCTGGGTGTCCCATTGAGGCGGCCGTCAACGCGACGCTCGAAGGAGTCTTCACGAACGCGAGACGGCTACTGATGGAACGGTTCGCTGGCGTGACGCTCGCTGATATCGCGAATACCGTCCCATCTGCATGCACGTTGAAGAAGTCAGGCCCTGCAAGACCTGACGACGCTATTTGA
- a CDS encoding NAD(P)/FAD-dependent oxidoreductase: protein MSDNIHDVIIIGGSYSGLSAAMQLGRARRKVLIIDEGLRRNRFASHSHGFLTQDGIDPATIAANAREQVLMYPTVTWRSARADTARRIENSRSADAAFEVIVGSTRHISRRLLLANGVKDILPNIDGLAERWGRSVFHCPYCHGYELDQGRIGVIEGSALSMRHALMLPDWGPTTFFINDAFEPDSEQLAALEACGTRVERSPVAAIMGHADVKLADGRTFPFAGLFVLAPFELATPIAQHLGLEMEQGPVGAIIKTDPMKETSMQGVFACGDAARMMASVALAVGDGNLAGAGVHRSLMFGTI from the coding sequence ATGAGCGACAACATTCATGACGTGATCATCATCGGCGGTAGCTATTCGGGTCTGTCAGCCGCGATGCAGTTAGGGCGTGCCCGGCGGAAGGTGCTTATCATCGATGAGGGACTGAGGCGCAACCGGTTCGCCAGTCACTCGCATGGGTTCCTGACGCAGGACGGTATAGATCCAGCGACTATCGCGGCCAACGCCCGAGAGCAGGTATTGATGTATCCCACAGTCACGTGGCGTTCTGCCCGGGCGGACACTGCTCGAAGGATCGAGAATTCCCGTTCGGCAGACGCCGCCTTCGAAGTCATCGTCGGCAGCACACGGCATATCTCGCGCCGACTACTTCTGGCCAACGGAGTAAAGGACATTCTGCCAAATATTGACGGGCTCGCAGAACGCTGGGGCAGAAGCGTCTTCCATTGCCCATATTGTCATGGATACGAGCTGGATCAGGGTCGGATCGGTGTGATCGAGGGATCTGCGCTTTCCATGCGTCACGCATTGATGCTGCCGGACTGGGGGCCAACGACGTTCTTCATCAACGATGCGTTCGAGCCGGATTCAGAACAACTGGCTGCACTTGAGGCGTGCGGGACGAGGGTGGAGCGCAGCCCCGTCGCAGCGATCATGGGTCATGCGGATGTGAAACTTGCGGACGGCCGCACTTTTCCCTTCGCGGGGCTCTTTGTACTTGCACCCTTTGAGCTGGCCACTCCCATCGCACAGCATCTTGGCCTGGAAATGGAGCAGGGACCGGTCGGCGCTATCATAAAGACCGATCCCATGAAGGAGACCAGCATGCAGGGCGTGTTCGCTTGCGGCGACGCAGCGCGGATGATGGCATCTGTCGCGCTGGCTGTGGGAGACGGAAACCTTGCCGGTGCAGGCGTGCATCGATCGTTGATGTTCGGAACGATCTGA
- a CDS encoding class I SAM-dependent methyltransferase yields the protein MKNNQDPFAKAEAIAAYAENTPRKVPGLADLHRMTMLLLNEHAKGDAQILVIGAGGGMELKAIGEAQPGWTFVGVDPSAAMLDLARSNTASIAHRVELVEGTVDAVLPQGFDGATCLLVLHFLDKDDRLRTLMEIRRRLKPGARLVVAHHSAGSGDAVRWLTRSAVFADRADHSWERAVASGTAMTKNLPLLSAAEDEALLREAGFADVELFYAAFSFRGWVATARYQ from the coding sequence ATGAAGAATAATCAAGACCCGTTTGCCAAAGCAGAAGCGATTGCGGCCTACGCGGAGAATACGCCAAGAAAAGTGCCGGGGCTGGCCGATCTTCACCGCATGACAATGCTGCTTCTGAATGAGCACGCCAAGGGAGATGCCCAGATTCTCGTCATCGGTGCTGGAGGCGGAATGGAGTTGAAGGCTATCGGCGAAGCCCAGCCCGGTTGGACCTTTGTCGGCGTCGATCCTTCCGCTGCAATGCTCGATCTGGCTCGCAGCAACACAGCGTCAATTGCGCACCGGGTTGAGCTTGTTGAGGGCACTGTAGACGCGGTTCTGCCACAGGGGTTCGACGGCGCGACTTGTCTGCTGGTGCTTCATTTCCTCGACAAGGATGACCGCCTGCGCACTTTGATGGAGATACGTCGCCGGTTGAAGCCCGGCGCAAGACTCGTGGTCGCTCACCATAGCGCAGGAAGCGGCGATGCCGTTCGTTGGTTGACGCGCTCTGCTGTGTTCGCCGACAGGGCAGATCATTCTTGGGAAAGGGCAGTCGCTTCTGGCACTGCCATGACAAAAAACTTGCCGCTGTTAAGCGCAGCCGAGGATGAAGCGCTGCTTCGGGAAGCGGGCTTCGCAGATGTAGAACTCTTCTACGCCGCTTTCTCGTTCAGAGGATGGGTAGCTACGGCACGGTATCAGTGA
- a CDS encoding DUF3309 family protein has product MSLLLIIIILVVIFGGGGGYYAHRSYGGRGVGGIFGLILIILLVLWLLGGLHGFGPAPV; this is encoded by the coding sequence ATGAGCCTATTACTTATAATAATCATATTGGTTGTGATCTTTGGCGGCGGTGGCGGCTATTATGCACATCGGTCCTATGGCGGCAGAGGTGTCGGAGGTATCTTCGGGCTCATTCTAATTATTCTGCTCGTTCTTTGGTTGCTGGGCGGACTCCACGGTTTTGGGCCGGCGCCTGTCTAG
- a CDS encoding YciI family protein yields MFFVVTMSHPDGDGWGQHVEAHVVYLKTLVAQGKLRASGPATGFPLRSGLLIFTVVDRAELDQLIAGDPFAKENLIANITIVAWDPLFGRFAEESSDSVK; encoded by the coding sequence ATGTTTTTTGTCGTTACAATGTCGCATCCCGATGGGGATGGTTGGGGACAACATGTCGAGGCGCATGTTGTTTATCTCAAGACCTTGGTCGCTCAAGGTAAACTACGGGCTTCTGGACCGGCTACCGGCTTTCCATTACGTTCTGGCCTATTGATTTTCACGGTGGTCGATCGCGCCGAACTCGACCAGCTTATTGCTGGTGATCCGTTCGCGAAGGAAAATCTGATCGCAAATATTACGATTGTGGCGTGGGACCCTCTCTTTGGGAGATTCGCCGAAGAATCCTCTGATTCCGTCAAATAG